Sequence from the Deltaproteobacteria bacterium IMCC39524 genome:
GCGTGACAAGATTATCGAGGAGTATAACCAGGTCATGGCGCTGATCAAGCGCCTCAAGGAGATCCTTGCCAGCGAGGTCGAGATACTCAAAATCATCAAGACCGAACTGATAGATATAAAGGATCGCTTCGGCAATCCTCGTCGTACCGAGATCCTCGCTGTTGCGGCGGATCTCTCCATCGAGGACATGATCGTCGAAGAAGATATGGTGGTCACCGTATCCCATTCCGGCTACATCAAGCGTAACGCTGTGTCTCTCTACCGGGCACAACGCCGGGGAGGCAAAGGTTCGACAGGGATGCGACCAAAGGATGAGGATTTTGTTGAAAGCCTATTTATTGCTTCAACCCACAGCTATGTCCTGATTTTTACCAGCAGGGGCAAGGTCTACTGGCTCAAGGTCCATGAGATTCCGCAAGGCGGCCGGGCTGCACGCGGCAAGGCGATCGTCAACCTCCTCAACCTGGAAGCGGATGAGCAGGTCATGACGATCCTGCCGGTCAAGGAATTTGAGGAAGGCCGCTTCATCATTACCGCTACGCAAAAAGGCACGGTCAAGAAAACTGATTTGCTGGCTTATTCGAATCCCCGCCAGGGTGGCATTATTGCCCTGACCATCGACGAAGGTGATAGCCTGATCGCTGCGCGTCTGACCGATGGCTCCATGGATATTCTGCTTGCCAGCCATAACGGTAAATCGATTCGCTTTAACGAAAGCGACGCCCGCCCCATGGGCCGCACAGCCCGGGGTGTTCGCGGTATGATGCTCGAAGGAGATGATGAAATCATCGGCATGGAGGTTGTCTCCGATGCGACTGCGTCGACCCTGGTCACCGTTACAGAAACCGGCTACGGCAAGCGCACCAGTCTTACCGAATACCGCGTACAGAGTCGCGGCGGTAAAGGTATTATCACGATCAAGACCGGAGGTCGCAATGGCCAGGTGGTTGATGTTAAACTGGTAGACAATGAATCAGATCTGATGTTTATTACCGACCGGGGTAAGGTGCTGCGTACACGGGTAAGTGCCCTCTCCGTTATCGGCCGAAACACCATGGGGGTTCGCCTGATGGTGCTCGAGGCTGATGAACGTATTGTTGCCGTCGCCAAGCTGGCAGAGAAGGAAGATGACGAAGGAAATCCAGAAATTGAAGAAACAGCTCCTTCTGGAGGAGTTGACGCGCCAGGGGAAGGCGCCTAAGCAGCGGCTCTGGATTTTACTCGGTCTGATCATGGTGGCGCTGGTCGCCGCCGGCGCTTACTGGTACCAGGCGAATTTACAAACAAGACTCGAAGAACGTTTCCAGCAAGGCCTCGCTTTCAGGCAGGAAGCCAGGTATAGCGAAGCGGTTGAGCTCTTTAAGGAGCTTCACGCTGAGCAGCCGTCTTTTGTGCGGATACCTCAGGCTCTTTTTCAGGTCGCTGAAATACAGGATCTGTATCTGGGTCGTTATTCCGATGCCCTGCTGACCTACCTGCTGCTGGAGCGGGATTACCCGGACGCCCCAGAGGTGTTTGCTGCCAGGAAGCAGGTCGCTGTGCTTTACAAGTATCGGCTCAACGACTGTGGTCAGGCTATTGCTGTCTACCAGAAGGTTCTCGATGATGCCGATAGCAACAGCGATCAGTTGCAATACGAGGTGGCAGACTGCTATTTCCGCCTGAATAACTTTGCCCAGGCCCGGATAGAGTTTGAAAGCCTGCTCAAGAATGATCCGCAAAGCGATCTTTTTGCCGAAGTTCAATACCGAATTGCCATGACCTACGCTCTGGAAGGAAAGCTTCCGGAAGCGGCCGGGGCCTATCGGGTTGTTATTGAGCGCTGGTCGGAAAGCTCCTATGCTGTAGAAGCAAGCTTCGGTCTGGCAACGGTACTGGAAGAGCAGGAAGAGCTCGTGGAAGCTTTGAAAATTCTCGAGGAGCTTAAAGGGATTTATCCCAAAGAAGATATCCTGACTCGCAAGACGGAGCAGGTACGCGAGCGGATTGAAAAGAAAAAGAAGGCGATTTAGCGCTTTTCGGTTGTTCATTACGCCAAGGGTGAGAGGATTTGACATGATGAAAATCGGAGTCATCGGTGCCGGTAGCTGGGGAACCACCCTTGCCAATGTTCTGGCTAAAAAGGGTCACAATGTCACCCTCTGGGTTTACGAAGCAGACCTGGCTAAACGCCTGCAGGAAACAGGAGTCAACGATCTCTATCTAGGTGGGATAACGCTTTCAAGTAAACTGTCTTATACCAACGATCTGTCAGAGGCTGCCAAAAACAGCCAACTCATGCTGCTGGTTTCACCATCGCAGGTCATGCGCCACGTCCTAAAAGATCTCAAAGCTTACATTACAGAAGATTGCCTGCTGGTTTCTGCGGCCAAGGGGATAGAAAACGGTACCCTGTTGACTATGTCCGAGGTCTTGCAGGAAGTTCTTGGTGAGCAGGTCGCCAAACGCAGTGCTTTTCTTTCCGGACCCTCCTTTGCGCGTGAAGTTGCCGTAGAGCAACCAACGGCGGTTGCCGTTGCAGCGGAGGATCCTGAAGTTGCGCACCGTGTTCAGGAAATTTTCAGCACGGATTATTTCCGTGTTTATACCAACCAGGATGTGGTTGGCGTTGAAATTGGCGGGGCGATGAAGAACGTGATTGCCTTGGCTGCCGGTGTTGGTGACGGTCTTGGCTTTAACCACAATGCGCGAGCGGCCCTGATTACCCGGGGTCTGGTAGAAATTTCCCGTCTCGGTGAAGCCAAGGGTGCCCAGGAAACGACCTTTTCAGGCCTGGCCGGCATGGGCGATCTGGTGCTGACCTGTACCGGCGACCTTTCCCGCAACCGCTCGGTCGGTATCGAGCTGGGCAAAGGACGCAAACTGGACGAAATCCTCAATCAGATGCGTATGGTTGCCGAAGGGGTCAAGACCACCCTTTCCGCGTATCAACTGGCCGCCAAGCTTGGGG
This genomic interval carries:
- a CDS encoding NAD(P)H-dependent glycerol-3-phosphate dehydrogenase; translation: MKIGVIGAGSWGTTLANVLAKKGHNVTLWVYEADLAKRLQETGVNDLYLGGITLSSKLSYTNDLSEAAKNSQLMLLVSPSQVMRHVLKDLKAYITEDCLLVSAAKGIENGTLLTMSEVLQEVLGEQVAKRSAFLSGPSFAREVAVEQPTAVAVAAEDPEVAHRVQEIFSTDYFRVYTNQDVVGVEIGGAMKNVIALAAGVGDGLGFNHNARAALITRGLVEISRLGEAKGAQETTFSGLAGMGDLVLTCTGDLSRNRSVGIELGKGRKLDEILNQMRMVAEGVKTTLSAYQLAAKLGVAMPITEQMYQVLYEEKDPKQAAADLMTRALTSEDE
- a CDS encoding tetratricopeptide repeat protein, coding for MTKEIQKLKKQLLLEELTRQGKAPKQRLWILLGLIMVALVAAGAYWYQANLQTRLEERFQQGLAFRQEARYSEAVELFKELHAEQPSFVRIPQALFQVAEIQDLYLGRYSDALLTYLLLERDYPDAPEVFAARKQVAVLYKYRLNDCGQAIAVYQKVLDDADSNSDQLQYEVADCYFRLNNFAQARIEFESLLKNDPQSDLFAEVQYRIAMTYALEGKLPEAAGAYRVVIERWSESSYAVEASFGLATVLEEQEELVEALKILEELKGIYPKEDILTRKTEQVRERIEKKKKAI